The following coding sequences are from one Lolium rigidum isolate FL_2022 chromosome 6, APGP_CSIRO_Lrig_0.1, whole genome shotgun sequence window:
- the LOC124663749 gene encoding WAT1-related protein At1g09380-like, translating into MGQVVHMSTWSSAPDNPSLRGFWFRSSGEPIPRIGVSNQHTPPSAKPIGTVTARGRRRRGFQWGGCLPAMLLVQIGFARMNLLSKMSLDNGMSPYVLIAYSSLMAAGFLAPFALFFERNMWMLINKQVAFQIFVSSILGMTVSELLFFVGFKSTSPTVACAIGNMVPALTFVLAAALFFGIVVWGITFAVMTWCIQVRDPLFVSMFSPVALVVVGLLGWAFP; encoded by the exons ATGGGCCAGGTCGTCCACATGAGCACTTGGAGCTCTGCCCCGGACAACCCTAGCCTGCGCGGGTTCTGGttccggagctccggcgagcccATCCCAAGAATCGGCGTCAGCAATCAGCATACGCCGCCGTCGGCAAAGCCAATTGGTACCGTGACAGCGAG GGGCCGGAGACGGAGAGGGTTTCAATGGGGTGGATGCCTACCCGCCATGCTGCTTGTGCAGATTGGCTTCGCCCGTATGAACCTGCTGTCCAAGATGTCGCTGGACAACGGCATGAGCCCCTACGTGCTCATTGCCTATAGCAGCCTTATGGCCGCCGGCTTCCTCGCTCCGTTCGCTCTCTTCTTCGAGAG GAATATGTGGATGCTGATCAACAAGCAGGTAGCTTTCCAGATATTCGTCTCCTCCATTCTTGG CATGACCGTGAGCGAGCTCCTCTTCTTCGTGGGCTTCAAGTCCACCAGCCCGACCGTGGCCTGCGCGATCGGCAACATGGTCCCAGCGCTGACCTTCGTCCTAGCCGCGGCGCTCTTCTTC GGTATCGTCGTCTGGGGGATCACGTTTGCTGTGATGACATGGTGCATTCAGGTGCGGGACCCGCTGTTCGTCTCCATGTTCAGCCCTGTGGCTCTCGTCGTCGTCGGCCTTCTCGGCTGGGCTTTTCCTTGA